A window of Chitinophaga sp. MM2321 contains these coding sequences:
- the sprA gene encoding cell surface protein SprA: MARKTYYGAFAVIGIVSFIIVDTAARDRSGNRKLLHQQSWKADTSITGNTKIDTSGKKDTLKYPIQDRRGPTITDPTSRNAIDLKDPSNINKTVEYDPITKQYTVTEKIGDQYYRNPTYMNFDEFYKLQSTQSEQDYWQKRASMLGNLNQRGNGPNLYNGNNLFDRIFGGSKVDIRPQGSLDLTFGYQGQNIKNPVLVEQARKNGGFNFDMGINMNVTGKIGEKLKLITNYNTQSTFDFENQVKLEYTGYNDEIIKKIEAGNVSFPLRSSLISGIQSLFGVKTQLQFGRLTVTSVLSNQKSQKQNLMLKGGTMVQDYNIRADEYEDNRHFLLAQFFRDTFNYAMSNLPIIRSLTNINRVEVWVTNKTGATTQTRDIVGLMDLAEYKPYNPNIHVNTTSKLPDRGTNDLYGNLVSDPASRNTGTVVSRLLALGLQPVSEFEKTFARKLDSTEYYVNKQLGFISLNQQLQPDEVLAVAYQYTSNGRTYQVGEFSQDVPPDQNNSANQPVLFLKLLKATSARPTLPVWDLMMKNVYSTGGFQLNKEDFRMDVFYKDPGAESRPPSDKRYLPDAKGEFEGAPIITVLNLDRLNNQLDPQPDGVFDYVEGYTINSLQGKIMFPVLEPFSQGLKKAFGGDVNLEKQYLYNVLYDSIKVVAQQFPQLNRYVIRGSYKSANSSEINLGGGITIPPGSVTVTAGGQQLRENVDFIIDYNLGRLKIINSGVLNSGVPINVQFENNAMFGQQVRNYFGTRLDYLVNDKLSLGGTVVRMSERPYYQKVNYGEDPIKNTMVGLDANYASEWKGLSRILDKLPNYTTASPSSILFTGEVARLFPGHSKLINEPGSKQGTAYIDDFEGVKSGYDLKFPATSWALASTPKGATNASGTVMFPEAELSNLLEYGKNRAKLAWYIIEPTLQLPRSPNLPPGISIDDQSDPRVRLVYQKEVFQNRSTDFGQSQLSTLDLAYYPTERGPYNFTSSPTAMDRNGVLARPQAKWGGIMRAIDNSDFETANIEYIEFWIQDPFIKQPNSTGGSLYFNLGNVSEDILKDSKKFFENGMPDPNQDPNKIDSSKWGRQPKFQQQITQAFDNDPNIRNYQDVGYDGLKSADEAAFFKSYMDTLNMNFAGSPVMDEARKDPSLDDYVHYRNSSYDVQHTDILGRYKNYSNPEGNSPVSDPKSQYSTAATNIPESEDLNRDNTMNETEEYFQYRVDLKPNMVVGSNFIVDKIDAKVDLPNGQKTTEAWYQFKVPLNQFNNKVGNIPDFKSIRFMRMFLTNFTDPVVVRFAKLELVRNQWRRYMYELRPGDPIPLDQSTTFNSSAVNIEENSSRTPIPYVLPAGVVRQQTISTNNTTLQLNEQSLSLQLCNLKDGEIRALYKTLNLDLRQYKKMEMYIHAEAVESATSLKDGQVQAVIRIGSDFVSNYYEYRIPLKVTPWNSRAATEIWPEGNNLQLVMSKLSQLKQLRNMCDSCSPLLPYPQTAVADEFGNFMSVVGNPSLGDARTMMIGILNPKDDGQPRCAEVWLDELRLSDFDEKGGYAALARADIQLSDLGTVSVSGNMHTAGFGNIDQRVNERFRDNFLQYDAAANLDLGKLLPKKAGISIPVYAGYSQSSSNPEYDPYDLDIKLKDKIALARSTREKDSIRKDAQDFTSITSLNFTNVRKLNLRPGKKHIWDIENFDVSYSFSKINRHNPLIQNDQLTKHRGGLGYNYAGQPHYLEPFKKLLKSKTHWLDLIRDMNINYVPAIVSFRADITRQFGASRIRNVGGDVKFQLPETYDKYFTFDRYYTLKWDLTRSINIEFNAVNNARIDEPNGRINNADKKDTVRTNFFKGGRTTNYMHNANFTYTLPTAKFPALSWTNIAFGYSTEYRWTGASRLAIYLGNAIENTQQKTLTAEFKFVDLYNKSKFLRQVNARKPQNNNNNQQNKNDNANNNKAAVNQSQAAATSDISPWVKGLLKPIMMLKRIGFNYNENAGTSLPGYIDSTKVLGMNWASLAPGLNFVFGYQPDKKWLDNFSKKGLVTPDTLFNIQMQQQFTQRWDAQAQLEPFNDLRIDLNMTKSFTKTHTELFKSLSDTSGFQHLSPYDAGGFEITYIAIKTMFGKINTRDGISQTFRNFEAYRNSISKRLGAANPYNNDPNVPVYDPKDPTYRYGYTRYAQDVLIPAFLAAYTGKSPDKVGLLKEGNDNVKSNPFSNFFPKPNWRLTYNGLTKLEPFRSFLTNFTVTHAYVGSLSMNSYNTSMYFEDPRLAGYPAFRDTISGNYYPYFLVPNLTLTEQFSPLIGIDLTFTNSLNARFEFRKSRSLSLSLIDYQLTELRSSEIVVGAGYRVRGLQLPFAINKSGNKKLQNDLNFRLDLSLRDDKTANNRLDADLVIPTSGQKVVGIAPSIDYVVNNRLNLRFFYDRRQTIPVISTAYPITNTRGGITFRFVLSQ, encoded by the coding sequence TTGGCAAGAAAGACTTACTATGGTGCTTTTGCAGTAATAGGAATTGTATCTTTTATCATTGTTGACACTGCCGCAAGGGATCGTTCGGGAAATCGCAAGTTATTACATCAGCAGAGCTGGAAGGCAGACACCTCAATTACGGGTAATACCAAAATCGATACTTCCGGGAAAAAAGATACCTTAAAATATCCCATCCAGGACAGACGTGGCCCCACCATTACGGATCCAACGTCCAGGAATGCTATTGATCTGAAAGATCCGTCAAATATCAACAAAACAGTAGAATACGATCCCATTACCAAACAATATACCGTTACCGAAAAAATCGGCGATCAATATTATCGTAACCCTACTTATATGAACTTTGACGAGTTCTATAAGTTGCAGTCCACTCAAAGTGAACAGGATTACTGGCAGAAAAGGGCCAGCATGTTGGGTAACCTCAACCAGCGCGGCAATGGTCCCAACCTGTACAACGGTAATAACCTCTTTGACCGCATCTTCGGTGGCAGCAAAGTGGATATCCGGCCACAAGGTAGCCTGGACCTCACTTTCGGCTACCAGGGACAGAATATCAAAAACCCCGTGCTGGTAGAACAGGCGCGTAAGAACGGCGGCTTCAATTTTGATATGGGGATCAACATGAACGTAACCGGTAAAATTGGGGAGAAGCTCAAACTGATCACCAACTACAATACCCAGTCAACTTTCGACTTTGAAAACCAGGTAAAACTGGAATATACCGGCTATAACGACGAAATTATCAAGAAAATTGAAGCCGGTAATGTGAGCTTCCCGTTACGCAGTTCCCTCATATCGGGGATCCAGTCGCTGTTTGGGGTAAAAACACAATTACAGTTTGGCCGCCTGACGGTAACAAGTGTACTCTCCAATCAGAAGTCACAGAAGCAAAACCTCATGCTGAAAGGTGGTACCATGGTACAGGATTATAATATCCGCGCCGATGAATATGAAGACAACAGGCATTTCCTGCTGGCACAGTTCTTCCGCGATACATTTAACTATGCCATGTCTAACCTGCCTATCATCCGTTCCCTCACCAATATCAACCGGGTGGAAGTATGGGTAACCAATAAAACCGGCGCTACCACCCAAACCCGTGATATCGTAGGTTTGATGGATCTGGCAGAATACAAACCCTATAACCCTAATATTCACGTTAATACCACTTCGAAACTGCCAGACAGGGGAACCAATGACCTGTACGGTAACCTGGTGAGCGATCCGGCCAGCCGTAATACCGGTACTGTTGTGAGCCGATTGCTGGCGTTGGGATTGCAGCCGGTATCGGAGTTTGAGAAAACATTCGCCCGCAAACTGGATTCTACAGAATATTATGTCAATAAACAACTGGGCTTCATCTCCCTTAATCAACAATTACAACCGGATGAAGTACTGGCCGTAGCCTATCAATATACCAGCAACGGCAGGACTTACCAGGTGGGTGAGTTTTCGCAGGATGTACCACCGGATCAGAATAACAGCGCCAATCAGCCGGTGCTGTTCCTGAAATTGCTGAAAGCTACTTCTGCACGCCCTACACTCCCGGTGTGGGACCTGATGATGAAGAACGTATATTCCACCGGCGGCTTCCAGCTCAATAAGGAAGACTTCCGCATGGACGTATTTTATAAAGATCCCGGCGCTGAAAGCAGGCCCCCCAGTGATAAACGCTACCTCCCCGATGCCAAAGGCGAATTCGAAGGCGCTCCTATCATCACGGTACTGAACCTGGACCGGCTTAATAACCAGCTCGATCCACAACCGGATGGTGTGTTTGACTACGTGGAAGGCTATACGATCAACTCCCTGCAGGGCAAGATCATGTTCCCGGTGCTGGAACCCTTTTCCCAGGGCCTGAAAAAGGCTTTCGGTGGCGATGTCAACCTGGAAAAACAATATCTCTACAATGTTTTGTATGACTCCATCAAAGTGGTGGCGCAACAGTTTCCGCAGCTAAACCGCTATGTTATCCGCGGGTCCTATAAATCGGCTAACTCTTCTGAAATCAACCTGGGCGGTGGTATTACCATTCCACCAGGATCAGTAACCGTTACCGCCGGAGGTCAACAACTGCGGGAGAACGTGGATTTTATTATCGATTATAACCTGGGCCGTCTCAAAATTATTAACAGTGGTGTGTTAAACTCCGGTGTGCCCATCAATGTGCAGTTTGAAAACAATGCGATGTTCGGACAGCAGGTCCGTAACTATTTTGGTACGCGGCTGGATTATCTGGTGAATGATAAACTGAGCCTGGGCGGTACCGTAGTGCGGATGAGCGAGCGCCCTTATTATCAGAAGGTGAACTACGGCGAAGATCCTATCAAGAACACCATGGTAGGACTGGATGCGAACTATGCTTCCGAATGGAAAGGGTTGTCACGCATACTCGATAAGCTCCCCAACTATACCACTGCATCTCCCTCCAGTATCCTGTTTACCGGTGAGGTGGCGCGGTTGTTTCCGGGTCACAGTAAGCTGATTAACGAGCCGGGCAGCAAGCAGGGAACAGCTTATATCGATGATTTTGAAGGCGTGAAGAGTGGATACGATCTCAAATTCCCTGCTACCAGCTGGGCATTGGCATCTACGCCAAAAGGCGCTACCAACGCCAGTGGAACAGTAATGTTCCCTGAAGCAGAATTGAGTAACCTGCTTGAATACGGTAAAAACAGGGCTAAACTGGCGTGGTATATTATTGAGCCTACGCTGCAATTACCCAGATCGCCAAACCTGCCACCAGGTATAAGTATAGATGATCAGTCAGATCCGCGTGTAAGGCTTGTGTACCAGAAAGAAGTATTCCAGAACAGGTCTACTGATTTCGGACAGAGTCAGCTCAGCACCCTCGATCTGGCCTATTATCCTACTGAAAGAGGTCCTTACAACTTTACCAGCAGCCCTACGGCAATGGATCGTAATGGGGTCCTGGCAAGACCACAGGCCAAATGGGGCGGTATCATGCGCGCCATTGATAACAGTGATTTTGAAACGGCTAATATCGAATACATCGAATTCTGGATACAGGATCCTTTTATCAAACAACCGAATAGTACCGGCGGATCGCTCTATTTCAACCTGGGTAACGTTTCTGAGGATATCCTCAAGGATTCCAAGAAGTTTTTTGAAAACGGTATGCCCGATCCCAACCAGGACCCGAATAAGATCGATTCATCCAAATGGGGCCGTCAGCCTAAGTTCCAGCAGCAGATTACCCAGGCATTCGACAATGACCCTAATATCCGCAACTACCAGGACGTAGGTTATGATGGTTTGAAATCAGCAGATGAAGCCGCCTTCTTCAAAAGCTATATGGATACCCTGAACATGAACTTCGCCGGATCACCGGTAATGGATGAGGCCAGGAAAGATCCATCGCTGGATGATTATGTACACTACCGCAATTCCAGCTATGATGTTCAACATACCGACATCCTGGGCCGTTATAAAAATTATAGCAACCCCGAAGGCAACTCACCGGTATCTGATCCTAAATCACAATACTCTACTGCTGCCACCAATATTCCTGAGTCAGAAGATCTGAATAGAGATAATACCATGAATGAAACAGAGGAATACTTTCAATACCGGGTAGACCTCAAACCTAACATGGTAGTAGGTAGTAACTTTATTGTGGATAAGATAGATGCCAAAGTAGATCTGCCAAACGGACAGAAAACGACGGAAGCATGGTACCAGTTTAAAGTACCACTGAACCAGTTTAATAATAAAGTAGGCAACATCCCGGATTTTAAATCTATCCGCTTCATGCGTATGTTCCTGACTAATTTCACTGATCCGGTGGTCGTGCGTTTTGCCAAGCTTGAGCTGGTACGTAACCAGTGGCGCCGTTATATGTATGAGTTGCGGCCGGGTGATCCTATTCCATTGGATCAGTCAACTACTTTCAATTCATCGGCTGTAAATATTGAAGAAAACTCTTCGCGCACACCTATTCCATACGTACTGCCGGCAGGTGTTGTGCGTCAGCAAACGATCAGTACCAACAATACCACCCTGCAACTAAATGAGCAATCATTATCCTTGCAGCTCTGTAACCTGAAAGATGGTGAAATCCGTGCGCTATACAAAACACTGAACCTGGATTTGCGTCAGTATAAAAAGATGGAGATGTATATCCACGCGGAAGCAGTGGAATCGGCTACCTCTCTGAAAGATGGACAGGTGCAGGCGGTGATCCGTATCGGTAGCGATTTTGTAAGCAACTACTACGAATACCGCATTCCCCTGAAAGTAACACCATGGAATTCCAGGGCAGCTACAGAAATATGGCCGGAAGGAAATAACCTGCAACTGGTGATGTCTAAGCTTAGTCAGCTGAAACAATTGCGTAACATGTGCGACTCCTGTTCTCCGTTGTTACCATATCCGCAAACAGCAGTAGCCGATGAATTTGGTAATTTCATGTCGGTAGTGGGTAACCCGAGTCTGGGTGATGCACGTACCATGATGATTGGTATCCTGAATCCAAAGGATGATGGACAGCCCCGTTGTGCGGAAGTATGGCTGGATGAACTCCGGTTATCTGATTTTGATGAAAAGGGCGGCTATGCAGCATTGGCGAGAGCGGATATCCAATTGTCCGATCTGGGAACGGTATCGGTTTCAGGAAATATGCACACCGCAGGCTTTGGAAATATTGACCAGCGTGTAAATGAACGTTTCCGCGATAACTTCCTGCAATACGATGCAGCTGCCAACCTTGATCTTGGAAAGCTGTTACCCAAAAAAGCAGGTATCTCTATTCCTGTATATGCCGGTTATTCACAGTCTTCCAGCAATCCTGAATATGATCCTTATGATCTGGATATTAAGTTGAAAGATAAAATTGCATTGGCAAGGTCGACGCGGGAAAAGGATTCTATCCGAAAAGATGCGCAGGATTTTACATCTATCACCAGTCTTAATTTTACCAATGTGCGTAAGCTCAATCTGCGTCCTGGTAAAAAACATATATGGGATATCGAAAATTTTGATGTCAGCTATTCCTTCTCCAAGATCAACCGGCATAATCCGCTCATACAAAATGATCAGCTCACCAAACACCGTGGTGGCCTGGGATACAACTATGCCGGACAGCCACATTACCTGGAGCCGTTTAAGAAACTGCTCAAAAGTAAAACGCACTGGCTGGATCTGATCCGGGACATGAATATAAACTACGTACCGGCCATCGTGAGTTTCCGGGCGGATATAACCAGGCAGTTCGGAGCTTCGCGTATCCGCAACGTAGGTGGGGATGTTAAATTCCAGCTGCCGGAAACGTATGATAAGTACTTTACGTTCGATAGATACTATACACTGAAATGGGATCTTACCCGTAGTATCAACATTGAATTTAATGCGGTAAACAATGCCCGCATTGATGAACCGAATGGCCGTATCAACAACGCCGATAAAAAAGATACTGTGCGTACCAACTTCTTCAAAGGCGGACGTACCACCAATTACATGCACAATGCAAACTTTACCTATACGTTGCCTACCGCTAAATTCCCGGCTTTAAGCTGGACAAACATCGCTTTCGGCTATAGCACGGAATACAGGTGGACAGGTGCTTCCAGGCTGGCTATTTATCTCGGTAACGCAATAGAAAATACACAACAGAAAACGCTGACAGCAGAATTTAAATTTGTTGATCTCTATAACAAATCTAAATTCCTGCGACAAGTAAATGCGCGTAAACCGCAAAACAATAATAATAACCAGCAGAATAAAAATGACAATGCAAACAACAATAAAGCCGCGGTGAACCAGTCGCAAGCCGCTGCTACAAGTGATATATCGCCGTGGGTGAAAGGCTTGCTGAAGCCTATCATGATGCTGAAACGTATAGGATTCAACTACAATGAAAATGCAGGTACCAGCTTACCCGGTTATATAGACAGTACTAAAGTACTTGGTATGAACTGGGCTTCCCTGGCGCCGGGCCTTAACTTCGTATTTGGCTATCAGCCGGATAAAAAATGGTTGGACAACTTCTCTAAAAAAGGACTCGTTACACCGGATACGTTGTTTAACATACAAATGCAACAGCAGTTTACACAACGGTGGGATGCACAGGCACAGCTGGAGCCATTCAATGATCTGCGTATTGATCTGAACATGACGAAATCGTTTACCAAAACGCATACGGAGCTGTTTAAATCATTGTCTGATACTTCCGGTTTCCAACACCTGAGCCCTTATGATGCAGGCGGTTTTGAAATCACTTATATCGCTATTAAAACGATGTTCGGGAAAATCAATACCAGAGATGGTATCTCCCAGACCTTCCGCAATTTTGAAGCCTATCGTAATTCAATTTCAAAAAGACTGGGTGCCGCCAATCCATATAATAATGATCCGAATGTACCAGTGTATGATCCTAAAGATCCTACTTACCGTTACGGCTATACGCGATATGCACAGGATGTGCTGATACCTGCATTCCTGGCAGCTTACACCGGTAAGAGTCCTGATAAGGTTGGATTATTGAAGGAAGGAAATGATAATGTGAAAAGTAATCCTTTCAGTAACTTCTTCCCAAAACCTAACTGGCGTCTTACTTATAACGGATTGACAAAACTGGAACCATTCCGTAGTTTCCTGACCAACTTCACAGTTACGCACGCGTATGTTGGTTCGTTGAGTATGAACTCGTACAATACTTCCATGTACTTCGAAGACCCAAGACTGGCAGGTTATCCGGCGTTCAGGGATACGATATCAGGCAACTACTATCCGTATTTCCTGGTGCCTAACCTCACGCTTACGGAACAGTTTTCGCCTTTAATTGGTATTGATCTGACATTTACAAACAGTCTGAATGCGCGTTTTGAATTCAGGAAAAGCCGTTCACTCAGCCTGAGTCTCATTGACTACCAACTTACAGAGTTGCGTTCCAGTGAAATTGTGGTGGGCGCCGGTTATCGTGTGAGAGGATTGCAATTGCCTTTTGCTATCAATAAAAGCGGCAACAAAAAATTACAGAATGACCTGAACTTCCGGCTGGATCTGAGCCTCCGCGATGATAAAACCGCCAACAACCGGCTGGATGCCGATCTGGTTATTCCTACCAGCGGACAGAAAGTAGTAGGCATAGCGCCATCTATTGACTATGTGGTGAATAATCGCCTGAACCTCCGGTTCTTCTATGACCGCAGACAAACCATACCGGTTATTTCTACGGCCTATCCAATCACCAATACGAGAGGAGGGATTACGTTCAGGTTTGTGCTTTCGCAGTAG
- a CDS encoding TonB-dependent receptor, with product MKQCCLLIIACMIVQIGHAQQLKGRIADAQTREALPGVNIQLLQAQEGCTTNKQGSYELRAITSDSLQISYLGYITKKVAVIVAQKMPVIYLQPAATNLNEIIVSSSRDKQYRTDAPMAISTISPQTLQETKATTLDKVLNKVSGVYMVDLGNEQHTMAIRQPIGYKSLFLYLEDGIPIRTIGDFNHNALIEINMAALRNIEVIRGPASSLYGSEAVGGAVNFITAAPTLVPTAKVQLEGSNWGYKRTDFSVSNTSGKAGFIVGGYYANQSNGYMDHSDFHKLALTARVDYQLNEKSKWTTAATLVNYKTDQTGGLDSAHFYAKDYRNFQTFSYREVKALRIRSTLDHEWNSSSHTTVTAFFRHSTIGQNPFYAIKDVANTLTARGEINSDAFQSYGVIAQHKKEFGWKRAALIAGVSADYSPATYLADYIDITKDAAGYYTGYQQTDSVLTSYHVGLFNTAAYTQFEFSPIADMRVVAALRYDRMDYDFDNHLTPSAFTGAPSERNNFNALTPKLGLTYKLGNNRGLYANYSRGFAPPNISELYRGVKVPVLQSATYDNYEVGGWLGFAKDKGYVDVSVYEMKGTNEIVSVRDADGAYENRNAGATTHRGVEWNVKYTPLPGIFVRTSGTYASHIFNAYTENGKTYNNNQMNGAPKWITNTEVVWKPLFLKGFRLAGEWQYISSYFMDAANTAMYKGYNLFNARAGYVFKNIECWINWLNVGDQLYATTAEKSAYGKSYRVGPRQTFNFGVAYTFTGKK from the coding sequence ATGAAACAATGTTGTTTACTCATCATTGCCTGTATGATTGTGCAGATAGGTCATGCCCAGCAGTTAAAGGGACGGATAGCAGATGCACAAACCCGGGAAGCTTTACCAGGTGTGAATATACAGTTATTACAGGCACAGGAAGGATGTACTACAAATAAGCAAGGCAGCTACGAATTGCGGGCAATAACATCGGACTCCTTACAAATTTCTTATCTCGGTTATATAACAAAAAAGGTGGCAGTAATAGTTGCGCAAAAAATGCCGGTCATCTACCTGCAACCTGCTGCTACCAATCTGAATGAAATTATCGTATCCTCTTCGCGGGATAAACAATACCGTACAGATGCCCCGATGGCCATCAGTACTATTTCACCACAAACGTTACAGGAAACAAAAGCCACCACACTGGATAAGGTGCTGAACAAAGTGAGCGGGGTATATATGGTGGATCTGGGCAATGAACAACATACCATGGCCATCCGGCAGCCAATTGGCTACAAGAGCTTGTTTCTTTACCTGGAAGATGGTATTCCTATCCGCACTATCGGCGACTTCAATCATAATGCACTGATAGAAATAAATATGGCTGCGTTACGGAATATTGAAGTGATCCGGGGTCCCGCTTCTTCTTTATATGGTAGCGAAGCAGTGGGCGGTGCTGTGAATTTTATTACGGCTGCTCCAACACTGGTACCTACCGCTAAAGTACAGCTGGAAGGAAGTAACTGGGGATATAAGCGCACTGATTTCAGTGTGTCTAATACCAGCGGAAAAGCGGGGTTTATCGTTGGTGGTTATTATGCTAATCAAAGTAATGGTTACATGGATCACAGCGACTTTCACAAGCTGGCGCTTACGGCCAGGGTGGATTATCAACTGAATGAAAAAAGTAAATGGACTACTGCCGCAACATTGGTCAACTACAAAACAGATCAGACCGGAGGATTGGACAGTGCGCACTTTTATGCAAAGGACTACCGTAATTTTCAGACGTTCAGCTACCGGGAGGTAAAGGCTTTGCGGATCCGCAGTACGCTGGATCATGAATGGAATAGCAGCAGCCACACCACCGTGACAGCTTTCTTTCGTCACAGTACTATCGGACAAAATCCCTTTTATGCTATTAAAGATGTGGCTAATACCCTGACAGCGAGGGGGGAAATAAACAGTGATGCCTTTCAGAGTTATGGTGTGATAGCGCAGCATAAAAAAGAGTTCGGTTGGAAACGTGCGGCGCTGATAGCCGGCGTGAGTGCGGACTATAGTCCGGCTACCTATTTAGCAGACTATATTGATATTACAAAGGATGCTGCCGGTTATTATACCGGTTATCAACAAACAGATTCGGTATTGACAAGCTATCACGTCGGTTTATTTAATACAGCAGCTTATACACAGTTTGAATTTTCGCCTATAGCAGATATGCGCGTAGTAGCCGCATTGCGTTACGACAGGATGGATTATGATTTTGATAATCATCTTACGCCGTCGGCATTTACCGGTGCACCGAGTGAACGCAATAATTTTAATGCGCTCACACCCAAGCTGGGCCTTACTTACAAGTTGGGTAACAATCGTGGCTTGTATGCCAATTACAGCCGTGGGTTTGCGCCACCCAATATCTCTGAATTATACAGAGGTGTAAAGGTGCCGGTATTGCAATCCGCTACGTATGATAACTATGAAGTGGGTGGCTGGCTTGGCTTTGCAAAAGATAAAGGCTATGTGGATGTGAGTGTGTATGAGATGAAAGGCACCAATGAAATTGTGAGTGTGCGTGATGCGGATGGTGCATACGAGAACCGTAATGCCGGCGCCACCACGCACCGGGGTGTAGAATGGAATGTAAAATATACACCGTTGCCGGGTATTTTTGTACGTACCAGCGGTACCTATGCATCTCATATCTTCAACGCCTATACGGAGAATGGGAAGACCTATAATAATAACCAGATGAATGGTGCACCTAAATGGATCACGAATACAGAAGTGGTGTGGAAACCTTTGTTCCTGAAGGGTTTCCGGCTGGCTGGGGAATGGCAGTATATCAGCAGTTATTTTATGGATGCAGCCAATACAGCCATGTATAAGGGGTATAATTTATTTAATGCCCGCGCAGGATATGTTTTTAAAAACATAGAATGCTGGATCAACTGGTTGAATGTGGGGGATCAGTTGTATGCCACTACAGCTGAAAAATCTGCCTATGGTAAATCCTATCGGGTGGGTCCGCGGCAAACATTCAATTTCGGGGTGGCCTATACATTCACAGGAAAAAAATAA
- a CDS encoding sialidase family protein → MKQVIVLMMMITGLLSCRQNGVQQGIPARLSHKGADASCPFITKSATGGTVVSWVEKDTAADTGVMYYAVSNDNGHTFSDPVVIPVTQGVFPHAENMPKLLFKPDGEVIALFGVEQHDLRNKYAGKVMYARSPDNGKTWTEALPLVTDTAGYDQRYFDLALLPDGEAAAIWLDNRKNTNAEGSTLYFAVTTDRAGFGEARPLAQTVCQCCRTKMYVADNGDIHVAYRDIINDSIRDMVHQVSVDGGKSFSKPVRISADNWVVNGCPHTGPALTANNQGLHFAWFTMGGGQGVFYARSADNGNTYTQKESLSKAPMAKHPQIVTAANNDIVIVWDEPVKWQQDFMSRIGFLHKSPDGKTLETGHLTADSTYATFPVTGALRNGQVLVAYTGRNGNVGEVLYQLVEL, encoded by the coding sequence ATGAAGCAGGTAATTGTTTTGATGATGATGATAACAGGACTGCTGTCGTGCCGCCAGAATGGCGTGCAGCAGGGAATCCCAGCGCGGCTGTCCCATAAAGGTGCGGATGCTTCCTGTCCTTTTATTACAAAAAGTGCAACAGGTGGTACTGTGGTCAGCTGGGTGGAAAAGGATACGGCGGCAGATACCGGTGTGATGTATTACGCGGTATCTAACGATAACGGGCATACGTTTTCGGACCCGGTAGTTATACCGGTTACCCAGGGTGTTTTTCCACATGCGGAAAATATGCCCAAGTTGCTGTTTAAACCGGATGGGGAAGTGATCGCGTTGTTTGGTGTGGAGCAGCATGACCTGCGCAATAAATATGCAGGGAAGGTGATGTATGCGCGCTCACCGGATAATGGTAAAACATGGACGGAGGCGTTGCCGCTGGTAACCGATACGGCCGGCTATGATCAGCGTTATTTTGACCTGGCATTGCTACCTGATGGGGAAGCCGCGGCTATCTGGCTGGACAACAGAAAGAATACGAACGCCGAAGGATCTACGCTTTACTTTGCGGTTACTACCGACAGGGCGGGCTTCGGAGAAGCCAGGCCGTTGGCGCAAACAGTTTGTCAGTGTTGCCGCACCAAAATGTATGTGGCAGACAATGGGGATATCCATGTGGCCTACCGCGATATTATCAATGATTCAATCCGGGATATGGTACACCAGGTATCTGTAGACGGAGGTAAATCGTTTAGCAAACCCGTACGCATCAGTGCTGATAACTGGGTGGTGAATGGTTGTCCGCATACCGGCCCTGCATTGACGGCTAACAACCAGGGGCTTCATTTTGCCTGGTTTACAATGGGCGGCGGACAAGGTGTTTTTTACGCCCGGTCTGCTGATAACGGCAACACCTATACGCAAAAGGAGTCTTTGAGTAAAGCGCCGATGGCGAAGCATCCGCAGATAGTTACTGCCGCCAATAATGATATTGTGATTGTATGGGATGAACCGGTGAAATGGCAACAGGATTTCATGAGCAGGATAGGATTCCTGCATAAATCGCCGGATGGAAAGACATTGGAAACCGGTCATCTTACTGCAGATAGTACATATGCTACTTTCCCGGTGACGGGAGCTTTGCGCAACGGACAGGTATTGGTGGCCTATACAGGAAGGAACGGCAATGTGGGAGAAGTGTTGTATCAGTTAGTGGAACTTTAA